One window of the Diospyros lotus cultivar Yz01 chromosome 12, ASM1463336v1, whole genome shotgun sequence genome contains the following:
- the LOC127814244 gene encoding probable inactive histone-lysine N-methyltransferase SUVR2 isoform X3 gives MAPNPRVAKAFRAMRDLGIAEEKVKPVLKSLLKLYDKNWELIEAENYRALADAIFDQEEAQAAEEKKKLENTNQVEMDEEDQVPEPPLKRLRLRYQEGHASPSLSNSCPGLAGNLLKQPKEEEAEPPETFPQPDIVGSSQPSQENVRGALQPMSPQRITRSKAKQSVLPKPSPVQERLEPSQPGVVDRNPPFAAGRTQSDSVNPRTRLREKGKEPISPQIGSRDKSSNSERSPHAVRIKEPGIALLPKQQMHKSHTLVKPKDEPFTDDLPHSVVPIAVIHPEPFNKENSSNGSLSIREANGLDPVSQAEAGKGQSSRVQVSTIEKRTNCELANYVDESSSNLEIASSPYGEVKISLTCNSALGGPDFHVPSVDAVVKMVEDKCLRSYKLLDPSFSVMKLMKDMCECFLELGTDSANESQGKLDVAPAVDISKQCNGLDTLGARDEQIGYPINPVSDHCAAEVAQSQIPNLPPSSNMMDDSGQTDKNTIVSSSDIDEERQQNDLEHSSSHSLVVVQQPEDGRHLHDVSNIAKGQEKVVISLANEINNECPPSFYYIPQNVVFQNAYVNFSLARIGENCCSTCSGDCLSSTTPCACSHETGGEFAYTLDGLVKEDFLEECISMNRDPQKHCLFYCKECPLERSKNEDILEPCKGHLVRRFIKECWWKCGCSKHCGNRVVQRGINCKLQVFMTAEGKGWGLRTLQDLPKGAFVCEYVGEILTNAELYERVSQSSSNEEHAYPVLLDADWGSEGVLKDEEALCLDATHFGNVARFINHRCFDSNLVEIPVEVETPDHHYYHLAFFTTRKVEALEELTWDYGIDFDDQDHPIKAFKCRCSSKFCRNIKRSSRSRSAAANRR, from the exons ATGGCGCCAAATCCAAGAGTTGCAAAAGCCTTTCGTGCTATGAGGGATCTTGGCATTGCCGAGGAAAAGGTTAAACCAGTCCTGAAAAGTCTTCTAAAGTTGTATGACAAAAACTGGGAACTCATTGAGGCAGAAAACTACAGAGCCCTTGCAGATGCTATATTTGACCAAGAGGAAGCGCAG GCTGCGgaggaaaaaaagaaacttgAAAACACTAAT CAGGTGGAAATGGATGAAGAAGATCAAGTGCCTGAACCTCCCTTGAAAAGACTGCGCTTAAGGTACCAAGAAGGTCATGCTTCACCTTCCTTGAGTAACTCCTGCCCTGGGTTGGCTGGAAATTTGTTGAAACAGCCTAAAGAGGAGGAGGCTGAACCACCTGAAACTTTTCCCCAACCGGACATAGTGGGGTCATCCCAGCCTAGTCAAGAGAATGTAAGGGGTGCCTTGCAACCAATGTCCCCCCAACGAATTACAAGAAGTAAGGCAAAGCAATCTGTCTTGCCAAAGCCTTCGCCAGTGCAGGAAAGATTGGAGCCAAGTCAGCCTGGTGTTGTTGACAGGAATCCGCCATTTGCTGCAGGGAGAACTCAATCTGATTCTGTTAATCCTAGAACACGTCTTagggaaaaaggaaaggaaccTATCTCACCTCAAATTGGTTCAAGAGATAAAAGTTCGAATTCTGAGAGGTCACCTCATGCAGTGCGCATCAAAGAGCCTGGTATTGCTCTCTTACCAAAACAGCAGATGCACAAGTCTCACACTTTGGTCAAGCCTAAAGATGAGCCATTCACTGATGATTTGCCTCACTCTGTGGTTCCTATTGCAGTGATTCATCCAG AGCCATTCAACAAAGAAAATTCTTCAAATGGAAGTTTGTCAATCAGAGAAGCTAATGGTCTTGACCCAGTATCTCAAGCTGAAGCTGGAAAAGGACAAAGCAGTAGGGTTCAAGTTTCAACAATTGAAAAGAGAACAAATTGTGAGCTTGCAAACTATGTGGATGAGTCCTCATCCAACTTAGAGATTGCTTCCTCACCCTATGGAGAGGTGAAAATTTCTTTGACCTGTAATTCTGCTCTTGGAGGACCTGATTTTCATGTGCCTAGTGTTGATGCAGTTGTCAAAATGGTGGAGGATAAATGTCTTAGGTCATACAAACTCCTGGACCCAAGTTTTTCTGTGATGAAACTAATGAAAGATATGTGTGAGTGTTTTCTGGAACTAGGAACTGACTCTGCCAATGAATCACAGGGAAAACTAGATGTAGCACCTGCTGTTGATATATCGAAACAATGTAATGGACTGGACACTTTGGGTGCTAGAGACGAGCAAATTGGCTATCCTATTAATCCAGTCAGTGACCATTGTGCTGCTGAAGTGGCACAATCTCAAATTCCAAATCTGCCACCATCTTCCAATATGATGGATGACAGCGGGCAAactgataaaaatactattGTGAGCAGCAGCGACATTGATGAGGAAAGGCAACAAAATGACCTTGAACATTCAAGTTCTCATAGTCTTGTGGTGGTTCAACAACCTGAGGATGGAAGGCATCTGCATGATGTTAGTAACATAGCAAAGGGACAAGAAAAAGTTGTGATTTCTTTGGCAAATGAAATCAACAATGAGTGTCCGCCATCCTTTTACTATATACCCCAAAATGTGGTTTTTCAGAATGCATATGTCAATTTTTCTCTGGCACGAATTGGGGAGAATTGTTGTTCGACTTGTTCTGGCGATTGTTTATCATCAACAACACCTTGTGCTTGTTCACATGAAACAGGTGGTGAGTTTGCATATACCTTAGATGGCCTTGTTAAGGAGGACTTTTTAGAAGAATGCATCTCAATGAATCGTGATCCTCAAAAGCACTGCCTCTTTTATTGTAAGGAATGCCCCTTGGAAAGAtcaaaaaatgaagatattCTGGAACCATGCAAAGGTCACTTAGTGAGGAGGTTTATCAAAGAGTGTTGGTGGAAATGTGGCTGCAGTAAACACTGCGGCAACCGGGTGGTACAACGTGGCATAAACTGCAAATTGCAG GTTTTTATGACTGCTGAAGGAAAAGGGTGGGGTCTCCGTACCCTACAGGACCTCCCAAAAGGTGCTTTTGTATGTGAGTATGTTGGGGAGATATTAACCAATGCAGAGCTCTATGAGCGAGTTTCACAAAGCTCCAGCAATGAGGAGCATGCATATCCTGTTCTGCTTGATGCTGACTGGGGCTCAGAAGGAGTCTTAAAGGATGAAGAGGCCCTTTGTTTGGATGCAACACATTTTGGAAATGTTGCAAGGTTTATTAATCATAG ATGCTTTGATTCAAACTTGGTAGAGATACCTGTGGAGGTGGAGACCCCTGACCATCATTATTACCAT CTTGCCTTTTTCACAACTAGAAAAGTGGAAGCTTTGGAGGAACTTACATGG GATTATGGTATTGATTTCGATGATCAAGATCATCCAATCAAGGCGTTTAAGTGCCGGTGTAGCAGCAAGTTTTGTCGAAACATTAAACGCTCAAGTA
- the LOC127814244 gene encoding probable inactive histone-lysine N-methyltransferase SUVR2 isoform X5 has translation MAPNPRVAKAFRAMRDLGIAEEKVKPVLKSLLKLYDKNWELIEAENYRALADAIFDQEEAQVSTPLNAAEEKKKLENTNQVEMDEEDQVPEPPLKRLRLRYQEGHASPSLSNSCPGLAGNLLKQPKEEEAEPPETFPQPDIVGSSQPSQENVRGALQPMSPQRITRSKAKQSVLPKPSPVQERLEPSQPGVVDRNPPFAAGRTQSDSVNPRTRLREKGKEPISPQIGSRDKSSNSERSPHAVRIKEPGIALLPKQQMHKSHTLVKPKDEPFTDDLPHSVVPIAVIHPEPFNKENSSNGSLSIREANGLDPVSQAEAGKGQSSRVQVSTIEKRTNCELANYVDESSSNLEIASSPYGEVKISLTCNSALGGPDFHVPSVDAVVKMVEDKCLRSYKLLDPSFSVMKLMKDMCECFLELGTDSANESQGKLDVAPAVDISKQCNGLDTLGARDEQIGYPINPVSDHCAAEVAQSQIPNLPPSSNMMDDSGQTDKNTIVSSSDIDEERQQNDLEHSSSHSLVVVQQPEDGRHLHDVSNIAKGQEKVVISLANEINNECPPSFYYIPQNVVFQNAYVNFSLARIGENCCSTCSGDCLSSTTPCACSHETGGEFAYTLDGLVKEDFLEECISMNRDPQKHCLFYCKECPLERSKNEDILEPCKGHLVRRFIKECWWKCGCSKHCGNRVVQRGINCKLQVFMTAEGKGWGLRTLQDLPKGAFVCEYVGEILTNAELYERVSQSSSNEEHAYPVLLDADWGSEGVLKDEEALCLDATHFGNVARFINHRFLKYGLLRAGVQVLPGFLHEIHHAVKDLKLWKFSLSLLRNAISPLAIILSFWLLFRRPRPQAGSVVSWT, from the exons ATGGCGCCAAATCCAAGAGTTGCAAAAGCCTTTCGTGCTATGAGGGATCTTGGCATTGCCGAGGAAAAGGTTAAACCAGTCCTGAAAAGTCTTCTAAAGTTGTATGACAAAAACTGGGAACTCATTGAGGCAGAAAACTACAGAGCCCTTGCAGATGCTATATTTGACCAAGAGGAAGCGCAGGTCTCTACCCCTCTAAAT GCTGCGgaggaaaaaaagaaacttgAAAACACTAAT CAGGTGGAAATGGATGAAGAAGATCAAGTGCCTGAACCTCCCTTGAAAAGACTGCGCTTAAGGTACCAAGAAGGTCATGCTTCACCTTCCTTGAGTAACTCCTGCCCTGGGTTGGCTGGAAATTTGTTGAAACAGCCTAAAGAGGAGGAGGCTGAACCACCTGAAACTTTTCCCCAACCGGACATAGTGGGGTCATCCCAGCCTAGTCAAGAGAATGTAAGGGGTGCCTTGCAACCAATGTCCCCCCAACGAATTACAAGAAGTAAGGCAAAGCAATCTGTCTTGCCAAAGCCTTCGCCAGTGCAGGAAAGATTGGAGCCAAGTCAGCCTGGTGTTGTTGACAGGAATCCGCCATTTGCTGCAGGGAGAACTCAATCTGATTCTGTTAATCCTAGAACACGTCTTagggaaaaaggaaaggaaccTATCTCACCTCAAATTGGTTCAAGAGATAAAAGTTCGAATTCTGAGAGGTCACCTCATGCAGTGCGCATCAAAGAGCCTGGTATTGCTCTCTTACCAAAACAGCAGATGCACAAGTCTCACACTTTGGTCAAGCCTAAAGATGAGCCATTCACTGATGATTTGCCTCACTCTGTGGTTCCTATTGCAGTGATTCATCCAG AGCCATTCAACAAAGAAAATTCTTCAAATGGAAGTTTGTCAATCAGAGAAGCTAATGGTCTTGACCCAGTATCTCAAGCTGAAGCTGGAAAAGGACAAAGCAGTAGGGTTCAAGTTTCAACAATTGAAAAGAGAACAAATTGTGAGCTTGCAAACTATGTGGATGAGTCCTCATCCAACTTAGAGATTGCTTCCTCACCCTATGGAGAGGTGAAAATTTCTTTGACCTGTAATTCTGCTCTTGGAGGACCTGATTTTCATGTGCCTAGTGTTGATGCAGTTGTCAAAATGGTGGAGGATAAATGTCTTAGGTCATACAAACTCCTGGACCCAAGTTTTTCTGTGATGAAACTAATGAAAGATATGTGTGAGTGTTTTCTGGAACTAGGAACTGACTCTGCCAATGAATCACAGGGAAAACTAGATGTAGCACCTGCTGTTGATATATCGAAACAATGTAATGGACTGGACACTTTGGGTGCTAGAGACGAGCAAATTGGCTATCCTATTAATCCAGTCAGTGACCATTGTGCTGCTGAAGTGGCACAATCTCAAATTCCAAATCTGCCACCATCTTCCAATATGATGGATGACAGCGGGCAAactgataaaaatactattGTGAGCAGCAGCGACATTGATGAGGAAAGGCAACAAAATGACCTTGAACATTCAAGTTCTCATAGTCTTGTGGTGGTTCAACAACCTGAGGATGGAAGGCATCTGCATGATGTTAGTAACATAGCAAAGGGACAAGAAAAAGTTGTGATTTCTTTGGCAAATGAAATCAACAATGAGTGTCCGCCATCCTTTTACTATATACCCCAAAATGTGGTTTTTCAGAATGCATATGTCAATTTTTCTCTGGCACGAATTGGGGAGAATTGTTGTTCGACTTGTTCTGGCGATTGTTTATCATCAACAACACCTTGTGCTTGTTCACATGAAACAGGTGGTGAGTTTGCATATACCTTAGATGGCCTTGTTAAGGAGGACTTTTTAGAAGAATGCATCTCAATGAATCGTGATCCTCAAAAGCACTGCCTCTTTTATTGTAAGGAATGCCCCTTGGAAAGAtcaaaaaatgaagatattCTGGAACCATGCAAAGGTCACTTAGTGAGGAGGTTTATCAAAGAGTGTTGGTGGAAATGTGGCTGCAGTAAACACTGCGGCAACCGGGTGGTACAACGTGGCATAAACTGCAAATTGCAG GTTTTTATGACTGCTGAAGGAAAAGGGTGGGGTCTCCGTACCCTACAGGACCTCCCAAAAGGTGCTTTTGTATGTGAGTATGTTGGGGAGATATTAACCAATGCAGAGCTCTATGAGCGAGTTTCACAAAGCTCCAGCAATGAGGAGCATGCATATCCTGTTCTGCTTGATGCTGACTGGGGCTCAGAAGGAGTCTTAAAGGATGAAGAGGCCCTTTGTTTGGATGCAACACATTTTGGAAATGTTGCAAGGTTTATTAATCATAG ATTTCTTAAATATGGTCTCCTAAGGGCTGGAGTTCAAGTTTTGCCTGGATTTCTTCATGAAATACACCATGCAGTTAAAGACTTGAAGCTATGGAAGTTCAGCTTATCTCTGCTGAGGAATGCCATTTCACCACTTGCAATTATACTTTCCTTTTGGCTTCTCTTCCGCCGCCCCCGCCCCCAGGCGGGATCTGTTGTTTCTTGGACTTGA